From Streptomyces chrestomyceticus JCM 4735, one genomic window encodes:
- a CDS encoding PTS glucose transporter subunit IIA — protein MTTVTSPLAGRAIGLAAVPDPVFSGAMVGPGTAIDPVREPSEAVSPVDGVVVSLHPHAFVVVDSEGHGVLTHLGIDTVQLNGEGFELLVNKGDTVTRNQAVVRWNPAAVEEAGKSPVCPVVALEATADSLGEVVEDGGVKAGEPLFSWQ, from the coding sequence ATGACCACCGTGACGTCCCCGCTCGCTGGACGCGCCATCGGACTCGCGGCCGTGCCCGACCCGGTGTTCTCCGGCGCGATGGTGGGTCCCGGCACCGCCATCGACCCGGTGCGTGAGCCGTCCGAGGCCGTTTCGCCCGTCGACGGTGTCGTCGTCTCGCTGCACCCGCACGCGTTCGTCGTCGTCGACAGCGAGGGCCACGGCGTGCTGACGCACCTCGGTATCGACACCGTGCAGCTCAACGGCGAGGGCTTCGAGCTGCTCGTGAACAAGGGCGACACCGTCACCCGTAACCAGGCCGTCGTGCGCTGGAACCCGGCCGCCGTCGAAGAGGCCGGCAAGTCGCCGGTCTGCCCGGTCGTCGCGCTGGAGGCGACCGCCGACTCCCTCGGCGAGGTCGTCGAGGACGGCGGCGTCAAGGCCGGCGAGCCGCTCTTCAGCTGGCAGTAG
- a CDS encoding CDP-alcohol phosphatidyltransferase family protein — translation MEVQETRVQTDRVLTIPNILSMARLVGVPVFLWLILWKEFGGPDTKYWALLVLALSGISDYLDGKLARRWNQISSLGRILDPAADRLYILSTLVGLTWRGILPLWVTAALLARELMLLIAVAALARHKYGPPQVNFLGKAATFNLMYAFPLLLLSDGEGWLHTLAEIFGWAFAGWGTALYWWAGILYVVQVRRIIKVDTKAD, via the coding sequence GTGGAGGTCCAGGAGACGCGCGTCCAGACGGATCGTGTCCTCACCATCCCGAACATTCTGAGCATGGCTCGCCTCGTCGGCGTGCCGGTGTTCCTGTGGTTGATCCTGTGGAAGGAGTTCGGCGGCCCGGACACCAAGTACTGGGCGCTGCTGGTCCTGGCACTGAGCGGCATCAGCGACTACCTCGACGGCAAGCTGGCCCGCCGCTGGAACCAGATCAGCAGCCTCGGCCGGATCCTCGACCCGGCCGCCGACCGGCTGTACATCCTCTCCACCCTGGTGGGCCTGACCTGGCGCGGAATCCTTCCGCTGTGGGTCACCGCGGCCCTCCTGGCGCGCGAACTGATGCTGCTGATCGCGGTCGCGGCCCTCGCCCGCCACAAGTACGGCCCTCCCCAGGTGAACTTCCTGGGCAAGGCGGCTACATTCAACTTGATGTATGCCTTCCCGTTGCTGCTGCTCAGCGACGGAGAAGGCTGGCTCCACACGCTCGCTGAAATTTTCGGATGGGCGTTCGCCGGATGGGGTACAGCACTGTATTGGTGGGCAGGGATTCTCTATGTGGTCCAGGTCCGCCGGATCATCAAGGTGGACACCAAGGCCGACTGA
- a CDS encoding mannose-1-phosphate guanyltransferase: MKAVVMAGGEGTRLRPMTSSMPKPLLPVANRPIMEHVLRLLKRHGLSETVVTVQFLASLVRNYFGDGEELGMELTYANEEKPLGTAGSVKNAEEALRDDAFLVISGDALTDFDLTDLIRFHKEKGALVTVCLTRVPNPLEFGITIVDEEGKVERFLEKPTWGQVFSDTVNTGIYVMEPEVFDYVEPDVPVDWSGDVFPQLMKEGKPVYGYVAEGYWEDVGTHESYVKAQADVLEGKVDVDIDGFEISPGVWVAEGAEVHPDAVLRGPLYIGDYAKVEAGAELREHTIVGSNVVVKSGAFLHKAVVHDNVYIGQQSNLRGCVIGKNTDIMRAARIEDGAVIGDECLVGEESIVQGNVRVYPFKTIEAGAFVNTSVIWESRGQAHLFGARGVSGILNVEITPEVAVRLAGAYATTLKKGSTVTIARDHSRGARALKRAMISALQASAIDVRDVENVPLPVARQQTARGSAGGIMVRTTPGVPDSVDIMFLDERGADLSLAGQRKLDRVYARQEYRRAFPGEIGDLHFPSSVYDSYTGSLLRSLDTEGIGESGLKVVVDASNGSAGLVLPSLLGRLGVDSLTINPGLDESRPTETADARRAGLVRLGEIVASARAAFGVRFDPVGERLSLVDERGRIIEDDRALLVMLDLVAAERRSGRVALPVTTTRIAEQVAAYHGTQVEWTTTSPDDLTRVGRGDDTIFGGDGRGGFIVPEFSSVFDGAAAFVRLIGLVARTQLTLSQIDARIPRAHVLKRDLATPWAVKGLVMRHVVEAAGDRSVDTTDGVRVVEADGRWVLVLPDPAEAVTHLWAEGPDDASAQQLLDEWSAVVDSAGR, from the coding sequence ATGAAGGCCGTTGTGATGGCCGGTGGTGAAGGCACTCGCCTTCGCCCCATGACGTCGAGTATGCCCAAGCCGCTGCTGCCCGTGGCCAACAGGCCGATCATGGAGCATGTGCTGCGGCTGTTGAAGCGGCATGGGCTCAGCGAGACCGTAGTGACCGTGCAATTCCTGGCGTCGCTCGTCCGGAACTACTTCGGTGACGGGGAAGAGCTCGGCATGGAGCTCACCTACGCCAACGAGGAAAAGCCGCTCGGGACGGCCGGCAGCGTGAAGAACGCCGAGGAGGCGCTCCGCGACGACGCCTTCCTCGTGATCTCCGGAGATGCGCTCACCGACTTCGATCTCACCGACCTGATCCGTTTCCACAAGGAGAAGGGCGCGCTCGTCACCGTCTGCCTCACGAGGGTCCCCAATCCTCTGGAATTCGGTATCACGATCGTCGACGAGGAAGGCAAGGTCGAGCGCTTCCTGGAGAAGCCGACCTGGGGCCAGGTCTTCTCCGACACGGTGAACACGGGCATCTACGTCATGGAGCCCGAAGTTTTCGACTACGTGGAACCCGACGTCCCGGTGGACTGGTCGGGTGACGTCTTCCCCCAGCTCATGAAGGAAGGCAAGCCGGTTTACGGCTATGTCGCCGAGGGCTACTGGGAGGACGTCGGCACCCACGAGAGCTATGTGAAGGCCCAGGCGGACGTCCTTGAGGGCAAGGTCGACGTCGACATCGACGGCTTCGAGATCTCGCCGGGCGTCTGGGTCGCCGAGGGCGCCGAGGTGCACCCGGACGCCGTACTGCGCGGCCCGCTGTACATCGGCGACTACGCCAAGGTCGAAGCCGGCGCGGAGCTGCGCGAGCACACCATCGTCGGGTCGAACGTCGTCGTCAAGAGCGGCGCCTTCCTGCACAAGGCCGTGGTGCACGACAACGTGTACATCGGGCAGCAGAGCAATCTGCGCGGCTGTGTGATCGGCAAGAACACCGACATCATGCGGGCGGCCCGGATCGAGGACGGAGCCGTCATCGGCGACGAGTGTCTCGTCGGTGAGGAATCGATTGTTCAGGGCAACGTCCGGGTCTATCCGTTCAAGACCATCGAGGCCGGTGCCTTCGTCAACACCTCGGTGATCTGGGAGTCCCGCGGCCAGGCGCACCTGTTCGGCGCCCGCGGCGTCTCCGGCATCCTGAACGTCGAGATCACCCCCGAGGTCGCGGTACGGCTCGCCGGCGCGTACGCCACGACCCTGAAGAAGGGGTCCACCGTCACCATCGCCCGGGACCACTCCCGGGGCGCGCGGGCGCTGAAGCGCGCGATGATCTCCGCGCTCCAGGCCAGCGCCATCGACGTACGGGACGTGGAGAACGTGCCGCTGCCGGTGGCCCGGCAGCAGACGGCCCGGGGCAGTGCCGGCGGCATCATGGTCCGTACGACGCCGGGCGTGCCGGATTCCGTCGACATCATGTTCCTGGACGAGCGCGGTGCCGACCTCTCGCTGGCGGGCCAGCGCAAGCTGGACCGGGTCTACGCGCGCCAGGAGTACCGCAGGGCCTTCCCCGGCGAGATCGGCGACCTGCACTTCCCCTCCAGCGTCTACGACTCGTACACCGGGTCGCTGCTCCGGTCGCTGGACACCGAGGGCATCGGCGAGTCCGGTCTGAAGGTCGTCGTCGACGCCTCCAACGGCAGCGCCGGTCTGGTGCTGCCCAGCCTCCTGGGGCGGCTCGGCGTCGACTCGCTGACCATCAACCCCGGTCTGGACGAGTCCCGGCCGACGGAGACCGCCGACGCCCGGCGTGCCGGGCTGGTCCGGCTCGGGGAGATCGTGGCCTCCGCGCGGGCGGCCTTCGGGGTGCGGTTCGACCCCGTCGGTGAGCGGCTGTCGCTGGTGGACGAGCGCGGCCGGATCATCGAGGACGACCGGGCGCTGCTGGTCATGCTGGACCTGGTGGCCGCCGAGCGGCGCAGCGGCCGGGTGGCTCTGCCGGTGACCACGACCCGTATCGCCGAGCAGGTGGCCGCGTACCACGGCACGCAGGTGGAGTGGACGACCACCTCGCCCGACGACCTGACCCGGGTGGGCCGCGGGGACGACACGATCTTCGGTGGTGACGGCCGCGGCGGCTTCATCGTTCCGGAGTTCAGCAGCGTCTTCGACGGCGCGGCGGCGTTCGTACGGCTGATCGGGCTGGTCGCCCGTACGCAGCTCACGCTCAGCCAGATCGACGCGCGGATCCCGCGGGCGCATGTGCTCAAGCGGGACCTGGCGACGCCGTGGGCGGTCAAGGGCCTGGTCATGCGCCATGTGGTGGAAGCCGCGGGCGACCGGTCGGTGGACACCACCGACGGCGTTCGGGTGGTGGAGGCCGACGGGCGCTGGGTGCTGGTGCTGCCGGACCCGGCGGAGGCCGTCACCCATCTGTGGGCCGAAGGCCCGGACGACGCCTCGGCCCAGCAACTGCTGGACGAGTGGTCGGCGGTGGTGGACAGCGCGGGCCGCTGA
- a CDS encoding DUF881 domain-containing protein, giving the protein MSQQRPDRSTPHQASRPDASMSLLTNVMDHALDDGYAEAAERKAAAGTRGLPRTLRAKLGLAAGLVLAAVVVTVGAAQARISAPTLAKEREELINRIEHGTADADAVQKRVDALRDDVGAMQREALKKHGGDRAELLALLAGSTQVTGPGVKLVVDDAKSAKSSGGGPRESTGFSDTGRLRDRDLQRVVNGLWASGAEAVAVNEQRLTSLSAIRAAGDAILVDNKPLVPPYTVLAVGDGRKLATAFQDSADGQYLDVLRKNYGIRTKISAENEVRLPPAPSLIVRTAQPKAGAAGGADTGKGTS; this is encoded by the coding sequence ATGTCGCAGCAGCGCCCCGATCGGAGCACCCCTCACCAGGCATCGCGCCCCGACGCCTCGATGTCGCTGCTGACCAACGTCATGGACCACGCGCTGGACGACGGGTACGCGGAAGCGGCGGAGCGGAAGGCGGCGGCGGGGACGCGGGGTCTGCCCCGTACCCTGCGGGCCAAGTTGGGGCTGGCGGCGGGCCTGGTGCTGGCCGCGGTGGTGGTGACGGTCGGTGCCGCCCAGGCGCGGATATCGGCTCCCACCCTGGCGAAGGAACGCGAAGAGCTGATCAACCGTATCGAGCACGGTACGGCCGACGCCGACGCGGTGCAGAAGCGGGTCGACGCGCTCCGCGACGACGTGGGGGCGATGCAGCGCGAGGCGCTGAAGAAGCACGGCGGCGACCGGGCCGAGCTGCTGGCCCTGCTGGCCGGCTCGACGCAGGTGACCGGCCCCGGGGTGAAACTCGTCGTCGACGACGCCAAGTCGGCCAAGTCGAGTGGCGGCGGGCCGCGGGAGAGCACCGGGTTCTCGGACACCGGGCGGCTGCGCGACCGCGATCTGCAGCGGGTCGTCAACGGTCTCTGGGCGTCCGGTGCCGAGGCGGTCGCCGTCAACGAGCAGCGGCTCACGTCCCTCTCGGCGATCCGGGCCGCGGGAGACGCCATACTGGTCGACAACAAACCGCTGGTGCCGCCGTACACGGTGCTGGCGGTGGGGGACGGGCGCAAGCTCGCGACCGCGTTCCAGGACAGTGCGGACGGCCAGTACTTGGACGTGCTGCGCAAGAACTACGGGATTCGTACGAAGATTTCCGCCGAGAACGAGGTCAGGCTGCCGCCCGCGCCCAGTTTGATCGTACGTACAGCACAGCCGAAGGCCGGTGCCGCGGGCGGCGCCGACACAGGGAAGGGCACATCGTGA
- a CDS encoding small basic family protein — MIAVLGLIVGVVVGLVVRPVVPTVVEPYLPIAVVAALDAVFGGLRAMLDGIFDDKVFVVSFLSNVVVAALIVFLGDKLGVGAQLSTGVVVVLGIRIFSNAAAIRRHVFRA; from the coding sequence GTGATCGCCGTACTGGGCCTCATCGTGGGAGTCGTGGTCGGGCTTGTGGTCCGACCCGTGGTGCCGACGGTGGTCGAGCCCTATCTGCCGATCGCTGTCGTCGCGGCGCTGGACGCCGTCTTCGGCGGTCTGCGCGCGATGCTGGACGGCATCTTCGACGACAAGGTCTTCGTCGTCTCGTTCCTGTCCAACGTGGTGGTCGCCGCGCTCATCGTCTTCCTCGGCGACAAGCTCGGCGTCGGCGCCCAACTGTCCACCGGTGTGGTCGTCGTACTGGGCATCCGCATCTTCTCCAACGCCGCGGCCATCCGCCGGCACGTCTTCAGGGCCTGA
- a CDS encoding DUF881 domain-containing protein encodes MATDDTPGQDGTPPEPGGEPRREPPGGTGGADRGPGGADRPADRRPMPPESRSQERQDGAGSAADEAPAAGTDQTAGPGAAEPQVTGRQRLVAGLWPPRLTRAQLIVALLLFILGLGLAIQVRSTSDNSALRGARQEDLVRILDELDNRSQRLTDEQRRLEGQKTELENSSDQAEEARKQTVEKEQQLGVLAGTVAAQGPGINLTINDPTHSVEADKLLDTVQELRAAGAEAIQINEVRIVADSYLSDVRGGVEVDGKRVTQPYRFKVIGKPEDLEPALNIPGGVVQTLEKEQATVSVSRDEKIIVDALREAKRPDYARSSSR; translated from the coding sequence ATGGCTACGGACGACACCCCCGGGCAGGACGGCACGCCGCCGGAGCCGGGCGGGGAGCCGCGGAGGGAGCCGCCCGGCGGGACCGGCGGTGCGGACCGCGGCCCCGGTGGGGCGGACCGGCCGGCCGACCGGCGGCCGATGCCTCCGGAGAGCCGGTCCCAGGAGCGGCAGGACGGCGCTGGGAGCGCCGCTGACGAGGCGCCGGCGGCTGGTACGGACCAGACGGCCGGGCCCGGTGCCGCGGAGCCGCAGGTGACCGGACGGCAGCGTCTGGTGGCCGGTCTGTGGCCGCCGCGGCTGACCCGTGCCCAACTGATCGTGGCCCTGCTGCTGTTCATTCTCGGTCTCGGCCTGGCAATTCAGGTACGTTCCACGAGTGACAACAGCGCACTACGGGGCGCGCGGCAGGAGGACCTGGTGCGCATCCTGGATGAATTGGACAACCGTTCGCAACGCCTGACGGATGAACAGCGCAGGCTGGAGGGCCAGAAGACCGAGCTGGAGAACAGCTCGGACCAGGCCGAGGAGGCCCGGAAGCAGACCGTGGAGAAGGAGCAGCAGCTCGGCGTGCTGGCGGGGACGGTGGCGGCCCAGGGGCCGGGCATCAACCTCACCATCAACGATCCGACGCACTCCGTCGAGGCGGACAAACTCCTGGACACCGTTCAGGAGCTGCGGGCGGCCGGCGCCGAGGCCATTCAGATCAACGAGGTAAGGATCGTGGCCGATTCGTACCTGTCGGACGTCCGTGGCGGCGTGGAGGTCGACGGCAAGCGCGTCACCCAGCCGTACCGTTTCAAGGTGATCGGCAAGCCCGAGGACCTGGAACCGGCGCTGAACATCCCTGGCGGTGTGGTGCAGACTTTGGAGAAGGAGCAGGCCACTGTGTCGGTGAGCCGTGACGAGAAGATCATCGTGGACGCCTTGCGGGAGGCGAAGCGGCCTGACTACGCTCGGTCGTCATCGCGGTGA
- a CDS encoding FHA domain-containing protein, producing the protein MPVCTRCGHRNAEASRFCSNCGAPLRPGAQAERASETTSTISISGLEAYDAETTGQTAVPSLSPEAQAAVEALPMGSALLVVRRGPNSGSRFLLDGDLTTAGRHPQSDIFLDDVTVSRRHVEFRRGQDGFTVADVGSLNGTYVNRERIDSVPLANGDEVQIGKFRLVFYASQRGVGF; encoded by the coding sequence TTGCCGGTCTGTACGAGGTGCGGTCACCGCAACGCCGAGGCGAGCCGGTTCTGCTCCAACTGCGGAGCCCCGCTGCGCCCCGGGGCGCAGGCCGAGCGCGCGTCCGAGACGACCTCCACCATCTCCATCTCGGGGCTGGAGGCGTACGACGCGGAGACGACGGGGCAGACGGCGGTGCCGTCGCTGTCCCCCGAGGCGCAGGCGGCCGTCGAGGCGCTGCCGATGGGCTCGGCCCTGCTGGTCGTGCGCCGAGGCCCGAACTCGGGCAGCCGCTTCCTGCTGGACGGCGACCTGACGACGGCCGGGCGGCACCCGCAGAGCGACATCTTCCTGGACGACGTGACGGTCTCGCGCCGGCACGTGGAGTTCCGCCGCGGCCAGGACGGTTTCACCGTCGCCGACGTCGGCAGCCTGAACGGCACGTACGTCAACCGTGAGCGGATCGACTCGGTGCCGCTCGCCAACGGTGACGAGGTCCAGATCGGCAAGTTCCGGCTGGTCTTCTACGCGAGCCAGCGGGGCGTCGGCTTCTGA
- a CDS encoding MerR family transcriptional regulator translates to MHRTAPGGAGSAGTTSDGKLMSIGTVLNALRDEFPEVTISKIRFLEAEGLVEPRRTPSGYRKFSADDVARLAAVLRMQRDHYLPLKVIREHLDALARGEQVPLPAPAAPAGELFEGLGESAGEQPTAARIGRAELLATAEVEEAELADWEAYGLIVPDADGGYDIEAVTVARLVAELGRFGLEPRHLRAVKAAAEREANLVEQVVAPLRRHRNPQTRQHAEATARELATLSVRLHAALVQSALRVRPT, encoded by the coding sequence ATGCACCGCACTGCGCCGGGTGGTGCCGGGTCCGCCGGCACCACCTCGGACGGCAAGCTGATGAGCATCGGTACGGTGCTCAACGCGCTGCGCGACGAGTTCCCCGAGGTCACCATCTCCAAGATCCGTTTCTTGGAGGCCGAGGGGCTCGTCGAGCCGCGGCGCACCCCGTCCGGATACCGCAAGTTCAGCGCGGACGACGTCGCCCGGCTGGCGGCCGTCCTGCGGATGCAGCGTGACCACTATCTTCCGCTGAAAGTGATCCGCGAGCACCTCGACGCGCTCGCGCGCGGCGAACAGGTGCCGCTGCCGGCTCCCGCCGCGCCCGCGGGGGAGCTGTTCGAGGGGCTCGGCGAGTCGGCCGGTGAGCAGCCCACGGCCGCCCGCATCGGCCGGGCGGAGCTGCTGGCCACCGCGGAGGTCGAGGAGGCCGAGCTGGCCGACTGGGAGGCGTACGGACTCATCGTCCCGGACGCCGACGGCGGGTACGACATCGAGGCCGTGACGGTCGCCAGGCTCGTCGCCGAACTGGGGCGATTCGGCCTGGAACCCCGCCATCTGCGGGCGGTCAAGGCGGCCGCCGAACGGGAGGCCAACCTCGTCGAGCAGGTCGTCGCGCCGCTGCGCCGGCACCGCAATCCGCAGACCAGGCAGCATGCCGAGGCCACGGCCAGAGAGCTGGCCACGCTGTCCGTACGGCTGCACGCGGCGCTGGTCCAGTCCGCCCTGCGGGTCCGGCCGACGTGA
- a CDS encoding bifunctional nuclease family protein, with translation MNELDVVGVRVEMPSNQPIVLLREVGGDRYLPIWIGPGEATAIAFAQQGMAPARPLTHDLFKDVLEAVGQELTQVRITDLREGVFYAELVFASGVEVSARPSDAIALALRTGTPIYGTDGVLDDAGIAIPDEQEDEVEKFREFLDQISPEDFGTNSQ, from the coding sequence GTGAACGAGCTCGATGTCGTGGGTGTCCGGGTGGAAATGCCTTCCAACCAACCGATCGTGCTCCTACGGGAGGTAGGAGGCGACCGTTACCTGCCCATTTGGATCGGGCCGGGGGAGGCCACCGCCATCGCCTTCGCCCAGCAGGGGATGGCCCCTGCCAGGCCGCTGACGCACGACCTCTTCAAGGACGTGCTGGAAGCGGTGGGCCAGGAACTGACCCAGGTCCGCATCACGGACCTGCGCGAGGGGGTCTTCTATGCCGAACTGGTCTTCGCCAGTGGTGTCGAGGTCAGCGCCCGTCCGTCCGACGCCATAGCGCTGGCGCTGCGCACCGGTACGCCGATCTACGGGACCGACGGGGTCCTCGACGACGCGGGCATCGCCATCCCGGACGAGCAGGAGGACGAGGTGGAGAAGTTCCGCGAGTTCCTCGACCAGATCTCGCCCGAGGACTTCGGCACCAACAGTCAGTGA
- a CDS encoding MerR family transcriptional regulator produces the protein MAITGDGTAAEGALPLHPGAVDRTPAQAAEAPGDRGAETIGYRGPTACAAAGITYRQLDYWARTGLVEPSVRPAYGSGTQRLYNFRDVVVLKIVKRLLDTGVSLQNIRTAVRHLRSRGLSDLARMTLMSDGATVYECTSPDEVVDLLQGGQGVFGIAVGVVWRDVEGALSQLHGERVDTGETLVRHNPHDELARRRNRAG, from the coding sequence GTGGCAATCACCGGCGACGGTACGGCGGCGGAAGGGGCGTTGCCGCTCCACCCCGGGGCTGTTGACCGCACCCCGGCACAGGCCGCCGAGGCACCGGGGGACCGCGGGGCGGAAACCATCGGCTACCGCGGCCCGACGGCGTGCGCGGCCGCGGGGATCACCTACCGCCAGCTCGACTACTGGGCCCGTACGGGGCTCGTCGAGCCGAGCGTACGGCCCGCCTACGGGTCGGGCACCCAGCGGCTCTACAACTTCCGGGACGTCGTCGTCCTGAAGATCGTCAAGCGGCTGCTGGACACCGGCGTGTCCCTGCAGAACATCCGCACCGCCGTCCGGCACCTGCGCTCCCGCGGGCTGTCCGACCTGGCGAGGATGACCCTGATGAGCGACGGCGCCACGGTCTACGAATGCACCTCGCCCGACGAGGTCGTCGACCTGCTCCAGGGCGGGCAGGGCGTCTTCGGCATCGCGGTGGGCGTGGTGTGGCGCGATGTGGAGGGCGCGTTGTCGCAGCTCCACGGCGAGCGGGTGGACACCGGCGAGACGCTGGTCCGGCACAACCCGCACGACGAGCTGGCGCGGCGGCGCAACCGGGCGGGCTGA